actgtCACACCCAAGTATTATCAAAGACGAAATTTATTACAAATGACTTGTAGAAACTGGCAAGAAGTTTAGTGTTCCTGAAGCCATCCAGTCGTCattgtccacactgcagccttgagctcctggttcctgaggctgtagatgagggggttcagggctggaggcaccaccgagtacagaactgacagggccagatccagggatggggaggagatggaggggggcttcaggtgagcaaaCATGATAGTGCTGAGAAACAGAGAGACCACAGCCAgatgagggaggcaggtggaaaaggctttgtgctgtccctgctcagaggggatcctcagcacagccctgaagatctgcacataggagaaaacaatgaacacaaaacagccagaAACAACACAGACAGCGAGAGCAATaggcccaagttccctgaggtaggatttggagcaggagagcttgaggatctggggcacctcacagaagaactggtccagtgcattgccatggcacaggggcagggaaaatgtattggctgtgtgcagcagagcattgagaaaggcactggcccaggcagctgctgccatgtgggcacaagctctgctgcccaagagggtcccgtagtgcaggggtttgcagatggacatgtagcggtcatagcacatgacggtcaggagggaaaattctgctcccacaaagaagagaaataggaaaacctgtgcagcacatccggagtaggagatgtccctggtgtcccagagggaattgtgcatggctttggggacagtggtgcagatggagcccaggtcgctgagggccaggttgagcaggaagaagaacatgggcatgtgcaggtggtggccgcaggctacggcgctgatgatgaggccgttgcccaggagggcagccagggagatgcccagcaagaggcagaagtgcaggagctgcagctgcctcgtgtctgccaatgccagcaggaggaagtgcctgatggagctgctgttggacattcctTCACTCTGCTCATAGTGGACTGTTGAAAGAAGACATTGATAAGCTGGGATAGATTTCCTTTTTGATTTCAGGTTTCTGGTCCTTCTGTGTTACTGCTTTATCTTCAGCATTGCACTCAGCCTGAATACTGGGGAGACCTGAGGGAAAATAGGGCTCCCTGTGCCGCAGGGCAGTCAGACCTGCTGGAACCACACAGGTGCCCTTTGTTCATTTAACCTCTCTCTATTTCACCATGATCACAATTAAatgttttttgaaaaataaagtggACTTTTGGAATTCTCGAGTgtaaaaattgttttctccaaatgcttttctctttccctaTGCACATGAGCAGGGAGGGACACCAAGGATTGCTCTGGCTCCCTGCTGCCTGGAGTTGTGCCTACTGGAAGCTCTCTAtccaagccttgtccctgccagtgctgccagagcccagccctgccctgggggctcagctctgtcctgcagacccctcccagcacagggcactgcccaggggcatctccctggcaccagggccTTAAGGACaggccagacaaacagagatgctgcaagccaaggtgctgctgctgctgtctgtagggagaggaggctgaggaggcactttctgagggagatctgaggcccatctgctgatgcccaggctgacagtgcaggagtgtcagtgacacagccaaggctgacagcccctttcccttccctttgggagaaagctgagagcagccctggccatgcagcaccatctccagagcaggaggaatctgccctgatgggggtggctccttccacctccaacttctcccctgcagcgtccatggggagctgccaggcaggctgagagctgcccctggcaggtggcacatggcctgggctggccaagagccctgagggtgcaggagctgctctgcaggacatccctgggcagccctggctgcagcccaagCTTCAACCATTGTAGCCGTCCCTGGCAGAaggagccgtcctgccctgccctctgacggtgcccaaggcagccccgctctgcagcacatcctcctcctcctcctgtgccagagagaaactgggagagttctcctgacacatcccccaggctgtggggtgtgctggcttcaggagatccctccaggagcacaggggacattgccctgcacccacacactcaccatgcacagggctgtgaagatctttgcccaagtgaagtctcagctcaatgtcttcccaatcctgattgccttcagcctgtctctgcctggctcctgtcccctcagtgcctgcaggcagagccctcagccctgctgggctgggagaggagctgggcctgggaagagctgttcctttaaagctcagcagcacagacacacaaggactttaatgagcctcttgggcATTTGGtattgtttacatcagactcagtccctgagagactGTTGAGAAAACTTCTCAaaaactcaaaattaaattgaaactaTGAAGTTTATTTAAGTTTCAATGGGTCTCACTGAGGAACATGACTCAGAAAGTTTCCCCATATTCCTGTTAGAGCAGAATAGTGCAGGCAGtggtgacagctggggacaaacaaggcaaaggtgtctctggtgctgagcaaagctggatgtgtttgaggaatgccaagggccaaggcctgagccccagcccctggccaggcaggtgctgtccctccctccttgttcagggctcttgccgggatgggcactgggatgtggggatgtgcaatggcaagggcaggagcatggggcggcccctgccaggctgctgagcagggacaaggaggcaatgaggccccaggcctgcaaaggtcacttgtctcctgctcctgcctcaggcccaggcccagcagccatggccaaagtgctgcccaagttggctctggcagggctgtcttgcagctgctgcacatgcctgtgccctgtgcagcccaggctgtgctacggtgtccctgccctgcgcctctgtccctgcaggctgtcggcatcccccggctgccccacctggctgggcccttcctttgctgccagctctgcctcctgcctgcctctgcctgcccacacaaagcctgagggctgataccaaaaggcttcattccatttttaccctgcctgtgaactttcagcacaggaacaaggcattcaggggctgaattcccagcagggatggttggaagagaagaagacatctggctcaagggTGCAGGAATAGACAAAATACGGAGTGAATCTGGGAACTTAGGGTGGGTTAAATGGAAGTGggtaaattgtaattcacatttagGGACTGTATATAAGTAACACACTGGTAGAATTCCATGTCCACATAGGGTTAGGAGTTATCCCATGTTGGAGctcaggcctgaataaatgatTTTCTCTGAAACAGCAAATGAGTTTTTAGGAGccttattctgatatttcagagatTTGCTGACCATGGTTCCTTACAGAACCAAggagtcagctgtgacactgtgcaaactcatggaacaaagggtccatggtgacacagcagaacaccatggaaccaaaatccattttggtGCATTGAGGCCGCATTGAACCAATTGTCCATTTTGATACTGTGAATccaaggagaacattgtgaccctgagaaacctcttgaaaccaaggggccattgtgacacagcaaggcatggtggaaccatgggtccattgtgacactgcagaacctcacAGAGCCAAGGTGAGCGTGTTCTactgcagaacctcatggaacaaagggttcatggtgacactgcagaaataaggagactgctgctggcagtgtgagAGCTCATGGAACCAGAAGTCCGTTGCAATACAgcaaggcctgatggaaccaagggtcccttgttaaactgtgtggcctcatggaaccatgagccattgtgacacagcatggccaca
The genomic region above belongs to Zonotrichia albicollis isolate bZonAlb1 chromosome 37, bZonAlb1.hap1, whole genome shotgun sequence and contains:
- the LOC141726613 gene encoding olfactory receptor 14C36-like; protein product: MSNSSSIRHFLLLALADTRQLQLLHFCLLLGISLAALLGNGLIISAVACGHHLHMPMFFFLLNLALSDLGSICTTVPKAMHNSLWDTRDISYSGCAAQVFLFLFFVGAEFSLLTVMCYDRYMSICKPLHYGTLLGSRACAHMAAAAWASAFLNALLHTANTFSLPLCHGNALDQFFCEVPQILKLSCSKSYLRELGPIALAVCVVSGCFVFIVFSYVQIFRAVLRIPSEQGQHKAFSTCLPHLAVVSLFLSTIMFAHLKPPSISSPSLDLALSVLYSVVPPALNPLIYSLRNQELKAAVWTMTTGWLQEH